CTGGATTGGAGAGCGCGGCTATCTGGGCGCTGCATTCAGTCGCCAGCAGAAGGAGTATGGTCTGCTCGCGCATGAGCATATCGACTGCCACACCCACCATCAGACCGAGTGGCACTGCGGTGGCCACGGCGATCACGACGACCACGATCATGATCACGAGCACGGAGATGATCACGGCGCCTACATCAGCATGGTTCAGCGCCGCTGGGATGTGCGCGGCGAATACGCCGATCCCTTTGCCGGTTTTGAGCTGGCCAAGCTGCGTGTGTCACATACCGATTACGAGCACGACGAAATCGAGGAGGGCCTGGTGGGTACCCGGTTTGAGAACCAGGGCACTGAGGCGCGTCTGGAGCTGACTCATCAACCCTTCCACGGATGGCGTGGCGTGGTCGGTGGGCAGACCTCCCGACGGGATTTCTCCGCCGAAGGCGAAGAGGATTACCTGATACCCACGCTTACCCGTAGCCATGCGGTCTTCCTGCTGGAAGAGCTCAAGGTCGGCGACTGGCGCTACGAACTGGGTCTGCGGCATGACTGGCAGGATATTGATGCAGACGGTATCCGCGCCGGTGTGGCGGCACCAGACCGTTCGCACAGTGGTACCTCGGCCTCGGCTGGCGCTACATGGCGCTTTGCACCGGAATACGCACTGCGTGGCAGCCTTTCACGCTCGCAGCGCTTGCCCAGTGCGGAGGAGTTGTATGCCTTCGGACCGCACGCGGCGACCGGCGTTATCGAAGTCGGCGATCCCGACCTGAAGAAGGAAACTGGCTACAACATCGAGTTCGGGCTGAGCAAGCTGGCCGGGGTGGTGACTTATGACCTGAGTTTGTATCGCAATCAGATTTCCGACTTTATCTACATGGCCGATGCCGGCACCGATCCCGGCGACGGAGTACGCGAGTTCGAGTATCGCCAGCGCGATGCCGTGCTGCACGGGGTGGAAGGCGTTATCGGACTGCAGGCCACTGATGGTCTCAAAGTCAGCCTGTTTGGCGATCTGGTACGGGGCAAGCTGAAGGGCGACGGCAATCTACCCCGCATTCCCGCGAGCCGGCTGGGTGTACGTTTCGATCAACGCATCACTGCAGGCCTTGCCGGGCAGGTGGAAGCTTACCGTGTGAAGGGGCAGAGCCGGGTGGCTGATAATGAAACCTCAACCTCGGGCTACACCATGTTGGGCGCCGGTTTGAGTTATCGCGGGCAGGCAAATGAGGATCTGGGTTACCTGCTGTATGCACGGGCCAATAACCTGCTCGATGAAAAAGCCCGCCAGCATTCGTCGTTTATCAAGGATGAAGTGTTGCTGCCGGGCCGGAATTTGACCGTGGGGGTCAAGTTCGACTTCTAATCAGTAACGCGTAACGCCACACAAAGCCCCGGCCGTTTTCAGCCGGGGCTTCGTCATTCCTGTCATTTATTATGCTCGCGCGCTAATTGGTCGAAGCGCCAAGGTGATATAGGCTCATGCCTCGCAGTGCGAAACTTGTCCTGGATCGCGCATGCGTTTTACCCAAAGAGAATAATAAAAATGCAGAAACTGCTATCGAAGGTGTCGCGCGCACCGATAGTTGTAATAGGGATTGGCTTCGCTGGCTTGCTGATCAGCGATGTGTCAAATGCCCAGGTCAGTATGGAGTACGGCGCAGATCTGCGTTATCGCTACGAATGGTTTGATATCGACGAGACGTCCAAGGCTTCGACCGTTCGTCTGGGGCTCAAGGCCAAAGCCAATGTTGGCGATTACTTCAGTGGCTTTGCCGAATTCGAAGCGGTAGAGCAGTTCAACGACGGCTACAACGTGCCGACGGTTCCAGACCAGAACAAGCCGGGCTACCCGGTGATTGCTGACCCCAGTGGCTCCGAGATGAACCAGGCCTATGTGCAATATGCAGACCCGGGCGGGCTGTTGCAGATGCGTGCGGGACGCCAGGAAATCATGCTTAACAATGGCCGCTTTATCAGCACCTCGGGGTTGCGCCAGAACCATCAATCCTTCAACGGCTTTACTCTTACCACTGTGCCCGTGGCAGGTTTGAAGCTGGAATATGGCTACCTCAATCGCGCCCTGCGAGTGCTTGGCGAACGGGCGAGCAACGGCCGTGCCGATATGGATTCACATTTCTACAATCTGGGCTATCAGATCGATAACCTCGGCACGTTGAAAACCTATGGCGTGCTGCTGGACTATGACAGTGAGCCGACCAATTCCGTCGATACTTACGGCGTGCGTTTTGAAGGCAGTTCGCCTATGGCCGGCTGGCAGCTCTTGTCCACACTGGAATACGCTATTCAGCGCGATGCCGGGCACAACCCGAATCATGTCGATGCGGAGTATCAATTACTG
This genomic stretch from Halopseudomonas pelagia harbors:
- a CDS encoding TonB-dependent receptor produces the protein MRLLHHPLAWSVAMATLACSASAFAQTNKPIVLDEVTVTASALNTRTTEMTTPVEVLRGDELTQRTEATLGDTLNGFPGVHASGFGPGVGRPVIRGLEGARVRVLSDGVDVMDASTISPDHAITTDTLLVEQVEVLKGPATLLYGGGAIGGVVNLIDRKVPTYVPEKGIEGNVHLRGNTVADERAGAVGVTLGAGQVAGHIEASKSQADPYRIPGNPSRQEGAFNDSESYSLGLSWIGERGYLGAAFSRQQKEYGLLAHEHIDCHTHHQTEWHCGGHGDHDDHDHDHEHGDDHGAYISMVQRRWDVRGEYADPFAGFELAKLRVSHTDYEHDEIEEGLVGTRFENQGTEARLELTHQPFHGWRGVVGGQTSRRDFSAEGEEDYLIPTLTRSHAVFLLEELKVGDWRYELGLRHDWQDIDADGIRAGVAAPDRSHSGTSASAGATWRFAPEYALRGSLSRSQRLPSAEELYAFGPHAATGVIEVGDPDLKKETGYNIEFGLSKLAGVVTYDLSLYRNQISDFIYMADAGTDPGDGVREFEYRQRDAVLHGVEGVIGLQATDGLKVSLFGDLVRGKLKGDGNLPRIPASRLGVRFDQRITAGLAGQVEAYRVKGQSRVADNETSTSGYTMLGAGLSYRGQANEDLGYLLYARANNLLDEKARQHSSFIKDEVLLPGRNLTVGVKFDF
- a CDS encoding alginate export family protein, translating into MQKLLSKVSRAPIVVIGIGFAGLLISDVSNAQVSMEYGADLRYRYEWFDIDETSKASTVRLGLKAKANVGDYFSGFAEFEAVEQFNDGYNVPTVPDQNKPGYPVIADPSGSEMNQAYVQYADPGGLLQMRAGRQEIMLNNGRFISTSGLRQNHQSFNGFTLTTVPVAGLKLEYGYLNRALRVLGERASNGRADMDSHFYNLGYQIDNLGTLKTYGVLLDYDSEPTNSVDTYGVRFEGSSPMAGWQLLSTLEYAIQRDAGHNPNHVDAEYQLLELGFQVSDIAYRAGYNLLSGESLTNKFITPLSHTFNSLTELFLVNPSVGDNHGLEVFSVNAAGKVPGVDALTFLTVLYDYNADTGDAHYGNGLDLMLEYKGLSKTTISWRLGRYWADELNDDATRTSLYLAYSF